A window of Roseburia hominis A2-183 genomic DNA:
GCACAAGGAGTACGGCGCTTACCGCCCGGGAACGATCCGGATTGACGGGGAATTGTGGGATTATTCCGGGGGAGAGAAAGAGACGCGCAGTGTCTGCATCGACAGGGAGCGGTTAAAGCAGCTGGATTTTGATGTCACGCATGAAATTTTGGTGGAACTGGTGTAAAGGAGAATGAGATGACAGGGAAAAATGAGACGTTTGTAATGAATGATTATGGGAAAAAATCCACATTTGCGAGTTTTCTGCCGGGAATTGCAGGAATACGGGGAATCCCGATCTGGTGCTACTATGTGAATCGCGGACAGTGTGTGGTGAGTTTCGGCGTGGACAATAAAGATCATGCGATCATGGAATTTTATCCGGCGCATCAGGCATATCAGAATGTAAAGACCACAGGGTTCCGCACATTTTTAAAGAAGAACGGTACGGTTTTTGAACCGTTTTCGGATGAGAACATCACGCAACGGATGCAGATTCACATGAATGGTCTTGCAATCGAGGAGCAGAACCGGTCAAGTGGAATGGACACAAAAGTGGTGTACTATACACTGCCCGGAGAAAATGTCGGCGCGCTTGTGCGCGTGGTGAGTGTCACCAATCAGTCCGGGGAGCCCATCGAGCTGGAACTGCTTGACGGCATGCCGGCGGTGATTCCGTACGGCGTGTCCATGGACAGCATGAAAAATATGGGGCAGACCGCGAAAGCGTGGATGCAGGTCGAGGATTTAAACGAGGGTCTGCCGTACTACCGCGTGCGGGCAAGCATGGATGACACCGCGGCGGTGCGCAGGATCGACGGCGGCAATTTCTCGGCATGCTGCGAAGCGGATGGCAGACGGTTGCAACCGATCGTGGATCCGTCTTTGGTTTTTTCCTATGATCTGTCGCTGAAAAGACCGGTCGGTTTTGAAGAACGCCCGTTAAAGGAACTTCTTCTGGAAGAACAGATGACGCAGAACCTGCTGCCGTGCAGCTTTTACGGCATCACGCGCACCCTTGCCCCGGGCGGAAGCGTCACCTTATATGAACTGATCGGACAGGTGGAGAACAAGCAGCTTTTAAAGGAATATTTTGCGGAAAAGAAAGATGCCGCCTATTTTGAGGCGAAAAAAAGAGAAGCTGATGAACTTGCAGAGGCGCTGACAGACGGTATCTGCACCAGGACAGCTTCCGCGGCGTTCGATGCCTACTGCAGGTACACTTATATGGACAATGTGCTGCGCGGCGGTTATCCGATGCAGCTGGGGAACAATAAGATCTTTTATGTCTATTCCAGAAAACACGGTGATCTGGAGCGGGATTACAATTACTTTTCCATGCTGCCGGAATTCTATTCGCAGGGAAACGGGAACTTCCGCGATGTCAATCAGAACCGCCGCTGCGACACCTTTTTTGCACCGTTCGTCGGCAGAAAGAATATACAGGAATTCTACAGTCTGATCCAGCTGGACGGGTACAATCCGCTTGGCGTCGAGAAACTGACCTACCGCCTTTCAAAGGAGCGGGCAAAGAAGCTGTTGACAGACGTGAAGGAGGAGCAAAGAAGCGCGCTGATTGACTTCGTGACAAAGCCGTTTACGCCTGGAGCACTCTGCCGGAAGTTCGGGGAGGTATTCGGCGATACCTGGGATGAGACGTTATTTATCCGGGTCATTGATTTTGCGGAGGAGATGGTGAACGGATCGTTCGGGGAAGGCTACTGGAGCGATCACTGGACCTACAATCTCGATCTGATTCTGGATTACCTTTCCGTGTTCCCGGAGCAGGAGAAGGAAATGCTCTATGAGGAGGTCTATACCACCTTTTTGTCCAGAATCAATGTGAACCGCAGGTTCCGCCGCTATGTGGAGACGGAGAATGGCTTAAGGCAGTACCGGGCGTTAAACGAGGCGTCCAGGCGGGCGGACTTGGGGGAAAAACTGGTGAGAACCGAATACGGCAGCGGGGATGTGCTGACCATGACGCTGATGGAGAAATTGATACTGCTCGGTGCTGTGAAATTTGCCACGCTGGATGCTTACGGAATGGGAATCGAGATGGAGGGCGGAAAGCCCGGATGGTATGACGCCCTAAACGGTATGCCGGGACTTTTCGGTTCTTCCATGGCGGAGACCTACGAGCTGGCGCGCATGCTCTCCTACACCATAGAGGCCTTAAAGCAATATCCGGGAGAAGTCGCACTCATAGAGGAACTGGGATGTTTCCTGGATGAACTGAATCTGATCACGCGGCTGGAGCACGACAATATCATGCGGGACGAGGAACTGTTGTCCTTCTGGAACCGGATCAATGACGCGAAGGAGATTTACCGCGACAAGACCTATCAGGGCGTATCCGGTAAGAAGATGGTCTATCACACGGAGCAGCTTGCGGCGATTCTGGAAGGATTCTTGGAGATTGTTACCTGCGGAATCAAAAAGGCGCGCCGGATCTCCGGGGAGATCTGCCCGACGTATTTTACTTACGAGGTGCCGGAGTATGAAAAGTTAAAGGACGGCGGCATCCGCCCGTTAAAATTTGTTCCCCAAAATATGCCGTATTTTCTGGAGGGACCGGTGCGCTATCTGAAGCTGCCTGTGGAGCAGGGCGAGAAGCGTGCCCTGTACGAAGCGGTCAAAGAGAGCGATCTCTACGACGGGGAACTGTCCATGTACAAGGTGAATGCTTCCCTTGCGGATTCCTCTTTTGAACTTGGGCGTGCGCGTGCATTTACCCCGGGCTGGCTCGAAAACGAATCCATCTGGCTTCATATGGAATATAAATATCTTCTTGAACTTCTGCGCAGCGGTCTCTATGAAGAATTTTTCGCGGATTTCAAGAAGGCTGCGATACCGTTCCAGAACCCGGAGATTTACGGAAGAAGCATTTACGAAAATTCCTCGTTTATAGCCAGCAGCAGGAATCCGAATCCGTCCTGCCGCGGAAGAGGATTCGTGGCAAGACTCAGCGGATCAACGATCGAATTTATCAGCATGTGGAAAGAGATGATGTTCGGCGCACATCCTTTCCGGACGGAGCAGGAGGAACTGGTCTTTTCGCTTGCACCGGCCATTCCGGCGTATCTGATTCCGGAGGATGGCAGACTTTCCGCTGCGTTTATGAGCAAGACGACCGTGTGCTATGAATTTGGCGGGCACAGGGATTATGTGCCGGGAACCTACCGGATCCGCCATATGGTGTTTTTCTATGAAAATGGCAGTCAGGCGACCGTTGAGGGGGAGAAAGTCTCCGGAAAACTGGCGGAGGATATCCGCGCCGGAAGGGTCAGAAAAATGGAGGTTGCCGTGGACTAAAAAAATGATACCTTTTTAAAATTTGGATCATTTTTTGAGGAAATGAAAGCATCTATAATGCAAGTATCAAAACAACAGAGATGTTGAAATAAAAGGAGGATATTTTTATGAATTGGAAAAAAGCAGTATCCGTCATGCTCGTTGGCATTATGGCATTATCAATGACCGCATGCGGCGATTCGGGAGAAACAAGCACAGATGCAGCTTCTGGTGGGGGAAGTACCGCAGAATCTACGGAGGGTGCAGGCACGTCCGCTTCCGGCGATGATAAGCTGGTGGTATGGACACTCTCAAATGACCTGATCGACTTTGGTGAGCGCTTTGAAGAGCAGACCGGAGTTGCCGTTGACACGGTTGTCATTGAGCCTGCAAACTATCCGACCAAGGTGCAGACAGCGCTTTTGGGCGGCGAGAGCGAACCGGATATTATCGTAGGCGAGCCGAAGATGCTGGAGGATTTTTACGACGCAGGATTTTTTGAGGATCTGAATCAGGCACCGTACAACGCACAGGACTATGCAGATCAGATCGTTGATTATGTATGGAAAGTCGGACAGGATTCCGAGGGCATCCAGAGAGCCATTTCCTATCAGATCACCCCGGCAGGTATCTATTACAGAAGAGATATTGCCAAGGAAGTATTCGGAACGGATGATCCGGATGAGGTCGGCAAATTATTTAAGGATTACCCGACTATTCTGGATACCGCGCAGAAGTTGAAGGACGCGGGATACCGTATTTTCTCCTCAGACGCAGAGATGGGCGTATTTTCCGGTGATTCCGCATGGGTGGTTGACGGTGTCTTAAATGTAGACCAGGCAAGATTTGATTACATGGATCTTTGTGTGGATCTGTATCAGAAGGATCTCACCGCATATGCCAACCAGTGGTCCACGCCGTGGTATCAGGCAATGGCGGGAGAGGTTCCGATCTTAACCGCAGATATCCAGAATTACGCGGATGATTCTGTCAACGTATGGGATGCAACAGAGTTTGCAGAGGCAACCAAGGGCATGGACACCACGACGGTCTTCGCGTTCGGACTGCCGTCCTGGGGCGTACTTACCATGAGAGATAATGTCGGCGACACCTCCGGTTTGTGGGGCGTCTGCAAGGGACCTTCCTCCGGATTTGACGGTGGTACCTATATCGGTATTTCCTCCCAGTCCAACCGCAAAGATACCGCATGGGAGTTTGTAAAATTCTGTACATTAAATGAAGACACCGCAGACTGGTGGATCGATTTCTCCCAGGGCGATACCGTTTCTCTGAAATCCGCGCTTGAGAAGCACAAAGATGATGAAAATGCAATCTACGGCGGTGAGAAACTGTACCAGTTCTGGTTAGAGCAGGCGAAGGAGATTGATACCTCCAAGGTAACCCGTTACGATCAGGCAATCGGTGATGCATGGGGCAATGCGATCTCTGCGGTCAAGACAGGACAGATGACCAAGGAAGAGGCAGTGAATGATTTCTATGACACGATTGAATCTACATATCCTGATATCACAGTAAACAGATAAGAGCAGGGTAACTTGGTATCCTCCCGGACGGCAGCCACAATGTCCCCAAAGGATGTTGTGGCGGTGCCGGAGGGGGAATACAAAATGAGATAGAGGGGATTTCCTATGGCAAAAACAAATCCGAAAAAAAAGACATCAAACCTCACAAAGTATAACCGGGCAGGCTACTTTTTCGTGGCTCCCTTTGTGATCGTTTTCCTGATTTTCAGTGTGTACCCGGTATTCCGCACACTCGTTTTAAGCTTTACCGACAGCAAGCTGGCAGGAATGCCGTACCATTTTGTCGGTCTGAAAAATTATACACGCGTATTTACCGATAAGTTTTTCTGGAGAGCGCTCTGGAATACAATCAGGATCTGGGGCGTTAATATCGTACTACAGTTAGGACTCGCATTTTTGCTGACCGTTGTGTTCAGTGATATTAAATATAAATTTAAGGGGCTGCCGGTGTTTCGGGCACTGTATTATCTGCCGAACCTGATCGCAGCCACCTCTGTCGCTTTTCTCTTTAAGACACTGTTAGACTGGAGATACGGTACGTTTAACCAGATCTTAAATTCCGTCTATCAGTTCTTCGGAGTGAACAAGGCGCCGGTAGACTGGCTTGGAAATTCCGGCACCGCAGGAAGCGTCATCGCAGTCATCAGTGCATGGATGTGGTTTGGCAACTCCTTCATTATGCTGATGGCAGGCGTGCAGGGAATCAACAAAGATTACTTTGAAGCCGCAGCGATTGACGGGGCAGGGCGCTGGACGACATTTGGAAAAATCACGCTGCCGCTGTTAAAGCCGATCATGCTTTACGTGGCAATCACTTCCTTGATCGGAGGACTGCAGATGTTTGACCTGCCGTTCCTTATGTCGGAGAAGACGGCGGCATCCTACAACTCAATTGAGACCGTGGTAATGTATCTGTATAAATTTGGTTTCTCGACAGGCACAACACAGACCGGATATGCATCTGCCATTGCATATGCATTGTTCTTAATCATTCTGATTGTATCTGTGCTGCAGTTAAAATTAGTCAACAAGGAGGATTAGTTATGACGACGGGTGATAAGATAAAAAAGAGCGTTATTTATATTCTGCTTGTCCTGCTTGCGGCGGCGTGCCTG
This region includes:
- a CDS encoding ABC transporter substrate-binding protein; translated protein: MNWKKAVSVMLVGIMALSMTACGDSGETSTDAASGGGSTAESTEGAGTSASGDDKLVVWTLSNDLIDFGERFEEQTGVAVDTVVIEPANYPTKVQTALLGGESEPDIIVGEPKMLEDFYDAGFFEDLNQAPYNAQDYADQIVDYVWKVGQDSEGIQRAISYQITPAGIYYRRDIAKEVFGTDDPDEVGKLFKDYPTILDTAQKLKDAGYRIFSSDAEMGVFSGDSAWVVDGVLNVDQARFDYMDLCVDLYQKDLTAYANQWSTPWYQAMAGEVPILTADIQNYADDSVNVWDATEFAEATKGMDTTTVFAFGLPSWGVLTMRDNVGDTSGLWGVCKGPSSGFDGGTYIGISSQSNRKDTAWEFVKFCTLNEDTADWWIDFSQGDTVSLKSALEKHKDDENAIYGGEKLYQFWLEQAKEIDTSKVTRYDQAIGDAWGNAISAVKTGQMTKEEAVNDFYDTIESTYPDITVNR
- a CDS encoding carbohydrate ABC transporter permease, with the protein product MAKTNPKKKTSNLTKYNRAGYFFVAPFVIVFLIFSVYPVFRTLVLSFTDSKLAGMPYHFVGLKNYTRVFTDKFFWRALWNTIRIWGVNIVLQLGLAFLLTVVFSDIKYKFKGLPVFRALYYLPNLIAATSVAFLFKTLLDWRYGTFNQILNSVYQFFGVNKAPVDWLGNSGTAGSVIAVISAWMWFGNSFIMLMAGVQGINKDYFEAAAIDGAGRWTTFGKITLPLLKPIMLYVAITSLIGGLQMFDLPFLMSEKTAASYNSIETVVMYLYKFGFSTGTTQTGYASAIAYALFLIILIVSVLQLKLVNKED